Proteins co-encoded in one Flavivirga eckloniae genomic window:
- a CDS encoding TIGR00266 family protein, whose amino-acid sequence MTAHEIDYRIYGEEMQYVEIELDPEEGVIAEAGSFMMMDDGIKMETIFGDGSQKDSGFLGKILGAGKRILTGESLFMTAFYNNLVGKRNVSFASPYPGKILPIDLTEYGGKFICQKDAFLCAAKGVSVGIEFSKKLGRGLFGGEGFIMQKLEGDGMAFVHAGGTMAKKELQAGETLKVDTGCIVGFTQGVDYDVEFVGGIKNTIFGGEGLFFAKLQGPGTVYIQSLPFSRLAGRVLASAPRAGGKSKGEGSILGGIGDLLDGDNSF is encoded by the coding sequence ATGACAGCACACGAAATAGATTATAGAATATATGGTGAAGAAATGCAATATGTGGAAATAGAACTCGATCCGGAAGAAGGTGTTATTGCCGAAGCGGGTAGTTTTATGATGATGGATGATGGTATAAAAATGGAAACTATTTTTGGAGATGGATCTCAAAAGGATTCCGGGTTTTTAGGCAAAATACTAGGGGCTGGGAAACGTATTCTTACGGGAGAGAGTTTGTTTATGACCGCCTTTTATAATAACCTGGTTGGTAAACGAAATGTGTCGTTTGCTTCACCATACCCAGGAAAAATTTTACCAATTGATTTAACCGAATATGGCGGAAAGTTTATTTGTCAGAAAGACGCTTTTCTATGTGCCGCTAAAGGGGTTAGTGTAGGTATTGAGTTTTCGAAAAAATTAGGAAGAGGGTTATTTGGAGGAGAAGGTTTCATTATGCAAAAATTGGAAGGCGATGGTATGGCATTTGTACATGCGGGTGGAACGATGGCTAAAAAAGAGTTACAGGCTGGTGAAACTTTAAAAGTCGATACAGGATGTATCGTTGGTTTTACCCAAGGTGTAGATTATGATGTAGAATTTGTTGGAGGTATTAAAAACACCATTTTTGGAGGCGAAGGATTGTTCTTTGCAAAGTTACAAGGACCTGGTACAGTTTATATTCAATCGTTACCGTTTAGCAGATTGGCTGGGCGCGTTTTGGCATCTGCTCCTCGAGCTGGTGGAAAAAGTAAGGGAGAAGGAAGTATTCTAGGTGGTATAGGAGATTTGTTGGATGGAGATAATAGCTTCTAA
- a CDS encoding NADase-type glycan-binding domain-containing protein yields the protein MRKKITLLITISLCLLLPFKFLNAQDFVAKIGFMEEVHIFDGAFYEVYKTIPLKPKKVDVSSSLKSNTNKYKKANLLDKDPKTAWVEGVKGNGIGEKIRFSFDMGTHPDVITFTPGYFNTEDTWYKNNRVSKFKIKFLTIEDDAYSRELLGEIIVSIPKEPTINSIVPNIYSVNVSSIFFQNMPAEEFEIVEFEIIDVDSTNAKYNDTCISEIGFYQHDDTKMIKTISYKDYEKKQ from the coding sequence ATGAGAAAAAAAATTACCCTGCTTATAACTATTAGCCTATGTCTTTTGTTGCCATTCAAATTTTTAAACGCTCAAGATTTTGTTGCAAAAATCGGATTTATGGAAGAAGTCCACATTTTTGATGGGGCATTTTATGAGGTTTATAAAACAATACCTTTAAAACCAAAAAAGGTGGATGTTTCTAGTTCTCTAAAAAGTAATACTAACAAGTATAAAAAAGCTAATTTACTAGATAAAGATCCAAAAACAGCATGGGTTGAAGGTGTAAAGGGCAATGGTATAGGTGAGAAAATTAGATTTTCATTCGATATGGGTACGCATCCCGATGTTATTACCTTTACCCCAGGATATTTTAATACAGAGGATACCTGGTATAAAAACAATCGTGTATCTAAATTCAAAATAAAGTTTTTAACCATAGAAGATGATGCGTACTCCAGAGAACTTTTAGGTGAAATTATAGTTAGTATACCAAAAGAACCAACTATTAATTCTATAGTTCCTAATATATATTCTGTTAATGTAAGCTCTATTTTTTTTCAAAACATGCCGGCTGAAGAATTTGAGATAGTTGAATTTGAAATTATAGATGTCGACTCAACAAATGCAAAATACAACGATACTTGTATTTCTGAAATCGGTTTTTATCAACACGATGATACTAAAATGATAAAGACTATATCTTATAAGGATTATGAGAAAAAACAATGA
- the lspA gene encoding signal peptidase II, whose amino-acid sequence MKKERLIKVFVSLLLILSNISCDQITKDKVRESISKYEVIEVIGNSFMLTKVENNGAALNLGGNLTPFLKIIFLQVFPLTVLLLLFVYIVREKMISKLNLIGFSFIIGGGIGNIYDRIFFNSVTDFMYVEYGGIKTAIFNMADVSVVIGCLLVLLNILLVAIKRKPSLSKS is encoded by the coding sequence ATGAAAAAGGAAAGGCTTATTAAAGTATTTGTTTCTTTGTTACTCATATTAAGTAACATAAGTTGCGACCAAATCACTAAAGATAAAGTAAGAGAAAGCATCTCAAAATATGAAGTAATTGAAGTTATTGGAAACAGTTTTATGCTCACCAAGGTAGAAAATAATGGAGCAGCTCTCAATTTAGGAGGAAATTTAACTCCATTTTTAAAAATCATTTTTCTACAAGTTTTTCCGCTAACAGTACTTTTGCTTTTATTCGTTTATATTGTTAGGGAAAAGATGATTTCTAAACTAAACCTAATTGGTTTCTCTTTTATTATTGGTGGTGGTATTGGAAACATATACGATAGGATTTTTTTCAATTCTGTTACAGATTTTATGTATGTGGAATATGGTGGTATTAAAACAGCTATTTTTAATATGGCCGATGTTTCTGTTGTAATAGGCTGTTTATTGGTGTTGTTAAATATATTATTGGTTGCCATAAAGCGAAAGCCATCACTTTCCAAATCTTAA
- a CDS encoding HAD family hydrolase: MKLIIFDIDGTILDSVNTDDRCFTQTFKDLFQIDLTQVNWNDFNNVTDEGITIEIFERWFKRMPEKQEVETIKEHYKNLLKKSINEFTEIDKALSFIKLLADNPDFEIGFATGGWQETAELKCSSVGFNVSDFIFKSSSNHYNRAKIIELAIKEAVDKNKCKAYESILYFGDGLWDLKATKVLGINFIGVDFNGNNKLKNAGVKKIIKNYREPDKILNLIQESIPVE; this comes from the coding sequence ATGAAGTTGATAATTTTCGATATTGATGGAACCATTTTGGATTCTGTAAATACAGACGATAGATGTTTTACGCAAACATTTAAAGATTTGTTTCAAATAGATTTAACGCAAGTAAATTGGAACGATTTTAATAATGTTACAGATGAAGGGATAACCATAGAGATTTTTGAAAGATGGTTTAAAAGAATGCCTGAAAAGCAAGAAGTAGAAACCATTAAGGAGCATTATAAAAACTTGCTAAAGAAAAGTATAAATGAGTTTACTGAAATTGACAAGGCCTTGTCTTTTATAAAGTTGCTTGCAGATAATCCCGATTTTGAAATAGGCTTTGCTACAGGAGGATGGCAGGAAACTGCCGAATTAAAGTGTAGCTCGGTAGGGTTTAATGTAAGTGATTTTATTTTTAAATCGTCTAGCAATCATTATAACCGAGCCAAAATTATTGAACTTGCTATAAAAGAAGCGGTAGATAAAAATAAGTGTAAAGCATACGAATCCATTTTATATTTTGGCGACGGGCTTTGGGATTTAAAGGCAACCAAGGTGTTGGGAATTAATTTTATTGGGGTAGATTTTAACGGAAATAATAAACTCAAAAATGCAGGAGTTAAAAAAATAATCAAAAACTACAGAGAACCAGATAAAATCCTAAATCTAATTCAAGAGAGTATACCAGTCGAATAG
- a CDS encoding YdeI/OmpD-associated family protein — MKKIHSVEEYIEENAHYSEALNLLRDIINTTECVETIKWSAPVYTINNKNILGLGAFKNHFGIWFFNGVFLKDEHNLLLNAQENKTKALRQMRFESINEIDKNIVLSYVKEAIENQKLGKETKPDRSKKEMVIPKELKDLFAKNKDLKNSFELLTPYKQREYCEYINSAKREATRHTRLEKITPMILQNIGLNDKYKNC; from the coding sequence ATGAAAAAAATCCACTCTGTTGAAGAATATATTGAGGAAAATGCTCATTATAGCGAGGCACTAAACTTATTACGAGATATTATAAACACAACGGAATGTGTTGAAACGATAAAATGGAGTGCTCCGGTTTACACCATAAACAATAAAAATATTTTAGGTTTAGGTGCCTTTAAAAACCACTTTGGTATTTGGTTTTTTAATGGTGTATTTTTAAAAGATGAACACAACTTATTGTTAAATGCCCAGGAAAACAAGACCAAGGCCTTAAGACAAATGCGCTTTGAATCTATTAACGAAATAGATAAAAATATAGTTCTAAGCTACGTTAAAGAAGCTATTGAAAATCAAAAATTAGGCAAAGAAACAAAACCGGATCGCAGTAAAAAAGAAATGGTTATTCCTAAAGAATTAAAAGATTTATTTGCAAAAAATAAAGATTTAAAAAACAGTTTCGAATTATTAACGCCTTACAAACAACGTGAATATTGCGAATACATAAATAGTGCTAAACGTGAAGCCACCAGACATACACGACTGGAAAAAATCACACCTATGATTTTACAAAATATAGGTTTAAACGATAAGTACAAAAACTGTTAA
- a CDS encoding YceI family protein, whose translation MKRSITLLIAIFLGITSCKQEKKETKTDADTPVQVESTEKFVVKPEGTSVKWTAYKTTEKKAVNGEFAVLKFENKEGATPQEALNNLSFSIPISSLITKDETRDAKLKEFFFGAMLDTDFLKGTIKYENNACTASITMNGVTNDLPLIVKITDGRRVNMAGSMNLKDWNALGALESINKACLDLHKGPDGVSKTWEDVAIEVNTYLRKN comes from the coding sequence ATGAAAAGATCTATCACCTTATTAATCGCTATTTTCTTAGGAATAACCTCTTGTAAGCAAGAAAAAAAAGAAACTAAAACAGACGCAGACACCCCTGTTCAAGTAGAATCTACAGAAAAGTTTGTCGTTAAACCAGAAGGTACTTCTGTAAAATGGACGGCCTATAAAACCACAGAAAAGAAAGCTGTTAATGGTGAGTTTGCCGTATTAAAGTTTGAAAACAAAGAAGGAGCAACACCACAGGAGGCTTTAAACAATTTAAGCTTTTCCATTCCTATTAGCAGTCTAATTACAAAAGATGAAACCAGAGATGCCAAATTAAAAGAGTTTTTCTTTGGAGCTATGTTAGACACCGATTTTTTAAAAGGTACTATTAAGTATGAAAACAATGCATGTACTGCTTCAATTACTATGAATGGTGTTACTAACGACTTACCTCTGATAGTTAAAATAACCGACGGTAGACGTGTAAATATGGCTGGATCTATGAATCTTAAAGATTGGAACGCTCTAGGTGCATTAGAATCAATAAACAAAGCTTGCTTAGATTTGCATAAAGGACCTGATGGTGTAAGCAAAACCTGGGAAGATGTGGCTATTGAAGTAAACACATACCTTCGTAAAAACTAA
- the hemN gene encoding oxygen-independent coproporphyrinogen III oxidase → MSISLINKYNIAGPRYTSYPTVPYWNNETFSLKKWKSSLIQSFKESNSEEGISLYIHLPYCEILCTFCGCNKRITKQHGVESPYITAVLKEWDLYLELFEEKPIIKELHLGGGTPTFFSPENLQRLINGILKRSILADNHEFSFEGHPNNTTREHLQALYDVGFRRVSYGVQDYNETVQKAIHRIQPFENVKRATDMARDIGYTSVGHDIIFGLPFQTLEHVKETILKTKELLPDRLAFYSYAHVPWIKGNGQRGFNDSDLPPAELKRQQYELGKQLLSEVGYKEIGMDHFALTRDSLYESMIQGNLHRNFMGYTASKTQSMIGLGVSSISDSWYGFAQNVKSIEGYYDSLKHDIIPVYRGHILNEEDLIIRKHILDLMCRFKTTWTQNNFYFEELSDVIIRLKEMETDGLLNVGTNSIEVTKKGQPFVRNICMAFDLLLQRKQPDTQLFSMTV, encoded by the coding sequence ATGTCAATTTCGTTAATAAATAAGTATAATATTGCGGGGCCTCGTTATACGAGTTATCCAACGGTTCCTTATTGGAACAATGAGACATTTTCGTTAAAAAAATGGAAATCGTCATTAATACAATCTTTTAAAGAAAGCAATTCTGAAGAAGGAATAAGCCTTTATATTCATTTGCCGTATTGTGAAATTTTGTGTACGTTTTGTGGTTGCAACAAGCGTATTACAAAACAACATGGTGTGGAATCTCCTTATATAACGGCAGTTCTAAAGGAGTGGGATTTGTATTTGGAATTATTTGAAGAAAAGCCAATTATTAAAGAATTGCACTTGGGAGGTGGTACGCCTACATTCTTTAGTCCGGAAAATTTACAACGATTAATTAATGGTATTTTAAAGCGATCTATACTCGCAGATAACCATGAGTTTAGTTTTGAGGGGCACCCCAATAATACCACCCGAGAACATTTGCAAGCGCTTTACGATGTTGGTTTTAGAAGAGTGAGTTATGGTGTTCAAGACTATAATGAAACGGTGCAAAAAGCGATACACAGAATTCAGCCTTTCGAAAATGTTAAAAGAGCTACAGACATGGCCAGAGACATTGGTTATACTTCTGTAGGACATGATATTATTTTTGGATTACCTTTTCAAACGTTAGAGCATGTAAAAGAAACCATTTTAAAAACAAAAGAGCTATTACCAGATAGGTTAGCATTTTACAGTTATGCTCATGTACCGTGGATTAAAGGAAACGGACAACGCGGATTTAATGATTCCGATTTACCTCCTGCCGAATTAAAAAGACAGCAATACGAACTGGGTAAACAGCTTCTTTCTGAAGTTGGTTATAAAGAGATTGGTATGGATCATTTTGCCTTAACTAGGGATTCGTTGTATGAATCGATGATACAAGGCAATTTGCACAGAAACTTTATGGGATATACGGCTTCTAAAACACAATCTATGATTGGTTTAGGCGTGTCTTCCATTAGTGATAGTTGGTACGGGTTTGCCCAAAATGTTAAAAGTATTGAAGGGTATTACGATTCATTAAAGCATGATATTATCCCGGTTTATAGAGGACATATCCTTAATGAAGAGGATTTAATTATAAGAAAACACATTCTTGATTTAATGTGTCGTTTTAAAACAACTTGGACACAAAATAATTTCTATTTTGAAGAGTTATCAGATGTTATAATTCGATTAAAAGAGATGGAGACAGACGGATTACTCAATGTAGGAACAAATAGCATTGAGGTGACTAAAAAGGGTCAACCATTTGTTAGAAACATATGTATGGCTTTCGATTTATTGTTACAAAGAAAACAACCGGATACACAGTTGTTTTCTATGACGGTTTAA
- a CDS encoding universal stress protein yields MKRIIVPVDFSEHSEYALNTAAKLAKKNNAELLALHMLEMSEVVLTAGGENPQKVIYFLKLAEQRFEDFLKKDYLEGIKVTPIVKHFKVFSEVNEIAHKYDADLIVMGSHGASGVKEFFIGSNTERVVRNADIPVLVVKNTVPQINFEIVAYACDFSEESIDAYKKAVKMFEETGSKLYLVYVNLPNDKFRNSLEIEKLAVNFFTKADGNLDRMDDVYYTSDYTIEDGILSSSIKIGADLIAIPTHGRKGLSHFFEGSVGEDVANHSTLPVITFKI; encoded by the coding sequence ATGAAAAGAATCATTGTCCCAGTAGATTTTTCTGAACATTCAGAATATGCTTTAAACACAGCTGCTAAGTTGGCTAAAAAAAATAATGCAGAGTTATTGGCACTGCATATGCTAGAAATGTCTGAAGTTGTACTTACAGCAGGCGGAGAAAATCCACAAAAAGTAATTTATTTTTTAAAACTAGCAGAGCAGAGGTTTGAAGATTTTCTTAAAAAAGATTATTTAGAAGGTATTAAAGTAACACCAATTGTTAAACATTTTAAAGTGTTTAGCGAGGTTAATGAAATTGCGCATAAATATGATGCAGATCTTATTGTTATGGGGTCGCATGGTGCAAGTGGCGTTAAGGAGTTTTTTATTGGCTCTAATACAGAGCGGGTTGTTAGAAATGCAGATATTCCCGTATTGGTAGTTAAAAACACAGTGCCTCAAATTAATTTTGAGATTGTTGCCTATGCTTGCGACTTTTCGGAAGAATCGATTGACGCCTATAAAAAAGCCGTTAAAATGTTTGAAGAAACGGGATCTAAGTTGTATTTGGTTTATGTGAATCTACCAAATGATAAATTTAGAAACTCATTGGAGATAGAAAAGCTTGCTGTTAATTTCTTTACCAAAGCAGATGGAAATTTAGACCGAATGGATGATGTTTATTACACATCTGATTATACTATTGAAGATGGAATTTTAAGCTCTTCAATTAAAATAGGAGCAGATTTAATTGCCATTCCAACCCATGGTAGAAAAGGGTTATCTCATTTCTTCGAAGGAAGTGTAGGTGAAGATGTTGCTAATCATTCAACATTACCAGTGATAACATTTAAAATATAG
- a CDS encoding aspartyl/asparaginyl beta-hydroxylase domain-containing protein → MVNQEVKTQSSDRIKLPFTFDIAKMLEECEALKLGQFEYYNVIPLRSPEHIVDPSLPFPPPADDYADGSWTDWLDTPELKKSPYLMSVVDYFRKNTTVTLVRLLRLAPGSVVKEHTDPTLALEVEKSVIRLTIPILNNDQVVFYLNNTPVNMQPGECWYLRLSDPHKINNPGDTERINLTIDMIPNDWIRKIIEASELR, encoded by the coding sequence ATGGTAAATCAAGAAGTAAAAACACAAAGCAGCGACCGTATAAAATTGCCTTTTACCTTCGATATAGCTAAAATGCTCGAAGAATGTGAAGCCTTAAAACTAGGACAATTTGAATATTATAATGTAATTCCATTGCGATCGCCTGAACATATTGTAGACCCTTCATTACCATTTCCTCCCCCTGCAGATGACTATGCAGATGGCTCCTGGACAGACTGGTTGGATACACCAGAACTGAAAAAATCACCTTACTTAATGAGTGTGGTTGATTATTTCCGTAAAAATACAACAGTTACCCTGGTTCGATTATTAAGGTTAGCTCCCGGCTCAGTAGTAAAAGAGCATACCGATCCCACCCTGGCATTGGAAGTAGAAAAATCGGTTATCCGGCTTACTATTCCAATTCTAAACAACGATCAGGTGGTATTTTACCTGAATAACACCCCGGTTAACATGCAACCCGGTGAATGTTGGTATTTAAGACTCTCCGACCCTCACAAAATAAACAACCCTGGAGATACAGAGCGTATCAATTTAACCATAGATATGATTCCTAACGATTGGATACGAAAAATAATTGAAGCCAGTGAATTACGATGA